One window of the Thermoplasmata archaeon genome contains the following:
- a CDS encoding gamma carbonic anhydrase family protein translates to MAVYSFEGRKPKIDGSSYIASDATIIGDVEIGERCFIAPGAKIKGDYGKIVIGNCTSIQENCVVHARPTMETRIGNYVTVGHGAIVHTAEVKDYAVIGMGSIVSDFAKVGVWAVIGEGAVVKNNQEIPDENIAVGVPAKVIGKIDEEYKKTWLQFKEIYAGLCLRYKEGLVKIE, encoded by the coding sequence ATGGCAGTCTATTCTTTTGAGGGAAGGAAGCCGAAGATAGATGGCTCAAGCTACATAGCCAGTGATGCCACAATTATTGGAGATGTGGAAATTGGCGAGAGATGCTTTATTGCCCCTGGTGCAAAAATCAAAGGTGATTATGGAAAAATTGTTATTGGAAATTGCACCTCAATTCAGGAAAACTGTGTAGTGCATGCTAGACCAACCATGGAAACCAGGATTGGCAACTATGTTACTGTTGGCCACGGCGCAATTGTTCACACCGCAGAAGTAAAGGATTATGCGGTCATAGGAATGGGGAGCATTGTAAGCGACTTTGCAAAGGTTGGTGTTTGGGCAGTCATTGGCGAAGGTGCAGTTGTGAAAAACAACCAGGAAATTCCAGATGAGAACATTGCCGTTGGTGTGCCAGCAAAGGTTATTGGCAAAATTGATGAGGAATACAAAAAGACCTGGCTCCAGTTCAAAGAAATTTATGCTGGCCTTTGCCTTAGATACAAAGAAGGGCTTGTGAAAATTGAGTAG
- a CDS encoding nucleoside phosphorylase — MSGKLKSSETMESEEGKQYHIGLKKGEVAENILLCGDPARAEKVSREFSKIEVEARNREYVTYTGRWNGLNVTVMSTGIGCDNTEIAIVELLNLVEKPILIRIGSCGALQPFIELGDLVISTAAVRLENTSLYFVPEGYPAVAHYKVVQALEESAKKLGYRYHIGLTATAPGFYGAQGRAVNFPLMKPDTVDTLSKLNVYNMEMEASTLFTLASIKGLMAGAVCAVYAQRKAKQGIPSELKEKAEKACYLTGLNALKFLRK; from the coding sequence ATGTCTGGAAAATTGAAAAGTTCTGAGACGATGGAAAGCGAAGAAGGAAAGCAATACCACATAGGGCTGAAGAAAGGAGAAGTGGCAGAGAACATTTTGCTCTGCGGTGACCCAGCAAGAGCGGAAAAAGTTAGTAGGGAATTTTCAAAGATTGAGGTAGAGGCAAGAAACAGAGAGTATGTCACCTACACAGGACGCTGGAATGGGTTAAATGTAACTGTGATGTCCACTGGCATCGGCTGTGATAACACAGAGATTGCGATTGTTGAACTTCTAAACCTCGTTGAAAAACCAATTCTCATTCGCATCGGGAGCTGTGGTGCCCTCCAGCCATTCATAGAACTTGGAGACCTCGTAATTTCCACTGCTGCAGTGCGGCTTGAGAATACTTCCCTTTACTTCGTGCCAGAGGGATATCCTGCTGTGGCCCACTATAAGGTGGTTCAAGCCCTTGAAGAGAGTGCAAAAAAGCTCGGATACAGATACCACATTGGGCTCACTGCAACCGCTCCTGGCTTTTATGGTGCTCAAGGCAGGGCTGTGAATTTTCCGCTGATGAAACCAGACACTGTTGACACCCTTTCAAAACTCAATGTTTACAATATGGAGATGGAGGCGAGCACGCTGTTTACTCTGGCAAGCATAAAAGGGCTCATGGCTGGTGCCGTCTGTGCGGTTTATGCTCAGCGAAAAGCAAAGCAGGGAATTCCTTCTGAGCTTAAGGAAAAGGCAGAAAAGGCCTGCTATCTGACAGGATTGAATGCTCTCAAATTTTTGAGAAAATGA
- a CDS encoding aldolase produces the protein MGYKVELISPEEKDRIFEELKDKLLYERKAHLHGICIKLYTNSKRIKDMWEDNFYFMSEFIKSHGRVIAYYTFKEGDTERVLYDPYTNTAFLFNLGYYGYVKSIALGVAGDVLEDEHGIYSIHGACLDVDGRGVSIIAPSGTGKTTHAFGLLQMKGVKLISDDWHFVRNFGDEFVAYTSEKNCYIRDDLSRIWPEYHYLVEKVDLDKEGRGVADIRWLLGKAHVRESTVLKSVILLKRDPEDKEIIRKLTPGEGVDYLKQHSFCNPHLLVTDERKTGLRVNFFKNLFSTTDVWLVNTVLPPAETQERIRKLVKNGGLSVPT, from the coding sequence ATGGGTTACAAGGTAGAATTGATTTCGCCAGAGGAAAAAGATAGAATCTTTGAGGAGTTGAAGGATAAGTTGCTGTATGAGCGAAAAGCGCATCTGCACGGCATCTGCATCAAGCTTTACACAAATTCAAAACGGATTAAGGACATGTGGGAGGATAATTTCTATTTCATGAGTGAGTTCATAAAGTCCCATGGACGCGTGATTGCTTACTACACCTTTAAAGAGGGCGATACTGAAAGAGTGCTTTACGACCCCTACACCAACACCGCCTTCCTTTTCAATTTGGGCTACTATGGCTATGTGAAAAGCATTGCACTGGGTGTTGCTGGTGATGTGCTGGAGGATGAGCATGGCATCTATTCAATCCATGGTGCCTGCCTCGATGTTGATGGTAGAGGCGTTTCTATTATTGCACCTTCTGGCACTGGTAAAACCACACATGCTTTCGGACTTTTGCAAATGAAAGGTGTGAAACTTATCTCTGATGACTGGCATTTTGTGAGAAATTTTGGTGATGAATTTGTTGCTTACACCTCTGAAAAGAACTGTTACATCAGGGACGATTTAAGCAGGATATGGCCAGAATATCATTACCTCGTGGAAAAGGTGGATTTGGATAAGGAGGGGCGTGGGGTGGCAGACATACGCTGGTTGCTGGGAAAGGCGCATGTGCGGGAAAGCACTGTGCTCAAGAGTGTTATACTGTTGAAACGAGACCCCGAGGATAAGGAAATCATAAGAAAATTGACGCCAGGTGAGGGTGTGGACTACCTGAAGCAACATTCATTCTGCAATCCACATTTGCTGGTTACGGATGAGCGAAAGACAGGGCTGAGAGTGAACTTTTTCAAGAATTTGTTCTCAACCACTGATGTCTGGCTTGTAAATACAGTGCTTCCTCCAGCAGAAACCCAAGAAAGGATAAGGAAACTTGTGAAGAATGGTGGATTGAGTGTCCCCACTTAG
- a CDS encoding tetratricopeptide repeat protein: MSPLRLPPKFVAREKEFEILKQKLENAKQSIGSTVFIAGESGVGKTRLVEELLSVAGQEGFQVFRGQCFLESLAPYTPVSAVLRDAGLDHLLTETKPPRIEALYAVNKGGVIVAKQERQEAIDADIFMGMVTAVETFVKDSVSQMQKKETREEIGHMGYGNFHITNVPGRLLNLVAVTTGRENEYLISEMRELLETIEKEFAGAIASSQGAQIAGIEERLKGLFLSGKYEGIDYAEEDARIRQANLFENVARGLQRKAEQKPVLIFIDDLQWSDPSSLAMLHYIARNTRKTRVLMLGTYRSEEIVARYDGRVHQLVEAMEKMEKEELLEKIELKRLDKEGCHALICHVLGTEINPEFTEKIYTETEGNAFFVIEILKNLYEEKQLYFDRDEWHYNLATMQIPKRIYEVVLRRLQRLAREERELLDAASVLGEEFTSHLLARITELNRMQVVKLLVAIERVHRLIRALKEKYRFEHGKIREVLYAELGEELKTLYHEIAGKILEEEYRAGKAEVAGGIVYHYSRAGLAEKVVEYGLPAGKLAKKRFANEEAIRFYRAVLEAMGEKEGYKELKLQVMEELAEVLELTGNYDEALEMLKIRIAALIAEKPVEAGKSYRMRCEIYIQKGDYEKAMAEAEQGERVLSGVPKAALELARLWSAEGLVYERKGEYRQAIECQEKARQVFEKANAEKEKANAIHRIGTCYSDLGDFQKSLELLFEALAIREKIKNLRGLAGTYNNIGIIYDDKGDYEKALEFYTKSLELREKIGDLWGIATSYNNIGIIYQEKGEYEKALEFYTKSLELREKIGDLWGIATFYNNIGLLYHDKGEYEKALEFYTKSLELKEKIGNVGGIALSYHNIGVIYRDKGEYEKALEFYTKSLELSEKIGDVWGIALSYNNIGLFYQDKGSYEKALEFLTKSIDLAEKIGDKSRLCEGLLGMAACFLALKDFERCRKTLEEAKGIVSELGSKELEASFLTVSGKLLVAEGNFAEGEKALAKAVEIYESIGRLDTDYHKTLFELGRLRRDRGLLEKALAFFEKIGNKVWAERVGEEIGKL, translated from the coding sequence GTGTCCCCACTTAGATTACCGCCAAAGTTTGTTGCTAGAGAGAAAGAGTTTGAGATTCTGAAGCAGAAGCTTGAAAACGCAAAGCAGAGCATTGGCTCAACAGTTTTTATTGCTGGCGAGAGCGGAGTTGGCAAGACACGGCTTGTGGAGGAACTCCTCAGCGTCGCTGGACAAGAGGGATTTCAGGTCTTCAGAGGCCAGTGCTTTCTTGAGTCCCTGGCACCCTACACACCTGTTTCCGCAGTGCTGAGAGATGCAGGGCTGGACCATCTGCTCACAGAAACAAAGCCGCCAAGGATTGAGGCACTCTATGCTGTGAACAAGGGTGGAGTGATTGTTGCGAAGCAGGAGCGACAGGAGGCAATTGATGCTGACATCTTCATGGGGATGGTGACAGCAGTTGAAACCTTTGTGAAGGACTCTGTCTCGCAGATGCAGAAAAAAGAAACGAGAGAGGAGATTGGCCACATGGGCTATGGAAATTTTCACATAACAAATGTGCCTGGCAGGTTGCTGAACCTTGTTGCAGTAACCACAGGTAGAGAGAACGAGTATCTGATTTCAGAGATGCGGGAGTTGCTTGAAACAATTGAGAAGGAGTTTGCTGGTGCAATTGCAAGCAGCCAAGGAGCACAGATTGCTGGGATTGAAGAGAGGCTCAAGGGATTGTTTCTCTCAGGAAAGTACGAGGGCATTGATTATGCAGAGGAGGATGCAAGGATTCGCCAGGCAAATTTGTTTGAGAATGTGGCAAGGGGTCTGCAGAGAAAGGCGGAGCAGAAACCAGTTCTGATTTTCATAGACGATTTGCAGTGGAGCGACCCTTCCAGCCTTGCAATGCTCCATTACATAGCCAGGAATACAAGGAAAACCAGGGTGCTGATGCTTGGCACCTACAGAAGTGAGGAGATTGTGGCAAGGTATGATGGCAGGGTGCACCAGCTTGTTGAGGCAATGGAGAAGATGGAGAAGGAAGAGTTGCTCGAGAAGATTGAGTTGAAAAGGCTGGACAAGGAAGGATGCCATGCGCTCATCTGCCATGTCCTTGGCACTGAGATAAACCCAGAATTCACAGAAAAAATTTACACCGAGACAGAGGGGAATGCATTCTTTGTGATTGAAATTCTGAAGAACCTATACGAGGAGAAACAGCTGTATTTTGACAGGGACGAATGGCATTACAACTTAGCAACAATGCAGATTCCAAAAAGAATCTACGAGGTCGTGCTCAGACGCTTGCAGCGACTGGCAAGAGAGGAGAGAGAATTGCTGGATGCAGCAAGTGTGCTTGGCGAGGAGTTCACCTCGCATTTGCTTGCAAGAATAACAGAACTCAACAGAATGCAGGTAGTGAAGCTGCTTGTTGCAATAGAGCGAGTGCACAGGCTTATCCGTGCATTAAAAGAAAAATACAGGTTTGAGCACGGGAAAATCAGGGAGGTGCTTTATGCGGAGCTTGGCGAGGAGCTAAAAACCCTCTATCATGAGATTGCTGGCAAAATCCTTGAGGAGGAATACAGGGCAGGGAAGGCAGAGGTGGCAGGGGGCATTGTCTATCACTACAGCAGGGCAGGACTGGCAGAAAAGGTGGTTGAGTATGGACTACCGGCAGGGAAACTGGCAAAGAAGAGGTTTGCAAATGAGGAAGCAATAAGGTTTTACAGAGCAGTGCTGGAAGCAATGGGCGAGAAAGAGGGCTACAAGGAACTGAAACTTCAGGTTATGGAGGAACTTGCAGAGGTACTTGAGCTAACTGGGAACTATGATGAAGCACTGGAGATGCTTAAAATCAGGATTGCAGCGTTGATAGCAGAAAAACCAGTTGAAGCAGGAAAAAGCTACAGAATGCGATGTGAGATTTACATTCAAAAAGGAGATTACGAGAAGGCAATGGCAGAGGCAGAACAAGGAGAAAGAGTGCTTTCTGGTGTTCCAAAGGCAGCACTTGAACTTGCAAGATTGTGGAGTGCAGAAGGCCTTGTGTATGAGCGAAAAGGAGAATACAGGCAGGCAATTGAGTGCCAGGAAAAAGCCAGGCAGGTGTTTGAAAAAGCAAATGCAGAAAAAGAAAAGGCAAATGCGATCCATAGGATAGGTACATGCTATTCTGATCTTGGAGATTTCCAGAAATCTCTTGAATTGCTTTTCGAAGCTCTGGCCATCAGAGAAAAAATCAAGAATTTGCGTGGGCTTGCGGGCACATACAATAACATTGGCATTATATATGATGACAAAGGAGATTACGAGAAGGCACTGGAGTTTTACACAAAGAGCCTGGAATTGAGAGAGAAAATCGGGGATTTGTGGGGCATTGCCACATCCTACAACAACATTGGGATTATCTATCAGGAGAAAGGGGAGTATGAGAAAGCACTGGAATTTTACACAAAGAGCCTGGAATTGAGAGAGAAAATCGGGGATTTGTGGGGCATTGCCACTTTCTACAACAACATTGGGCTTCTCTATCACGATAAAGGGGAGTATGAGAAAGCACTGGAATTTTACACAAAGAGCCTGGAATTGAAAGAGAAAATCGGGAATGTGGGGGGCATTGCCCTTTCCTACCACAACATTGGAGTTATCTATCGTGATAAAGGGGAGTATGAAAAAGCACTAGAGTTTTACACAAAGAGCCTGGAATTGAGTGAGAAAATCGGGGATGTGTGGGGCATTGCCCTTTCCTACAACAACATAGGACTTTTCTATCAGGACAAAGGCTCCTACGAGAAGGCATTAGAATTCCTCACAAAAAGTATTGACCTTGCTGAAAAAATCGGAGATAAGTCAAGATTGTGCGAGGGATTGCTGGGAATGGCAGCGTGTTTTCTTGCATTAAAGGATTTTGAGAGATGCAGAAAAACTCTTGAGGAGGCAAAGGGAATTGTCAGCGAGCTCGGTTCAAAAGAACTAGAAGCTAGTTTCCTCACAGTGTCTGGGAAACTTCTTGTGGCTGAGGGGAATTTTGCTGAGGGAGAGAAAGCACTGGCAAAGGCGGTTGAGATTTACGAAAGTATTGGCAGGCTTGACACAGATTACCACAAGACCTTGTTTGAGCTCGGGAGGCTGAGGAGAGACAGGGGGTTGCTTGAGAAAGCACTGGCTTTCTTTGAGAAGATTGGGAATAAGGTGTGGGCGGAGAGGGTGGGAGAGGAAATTGGGAAACTGTAG
- a CDS encoding PKD domain-containing protein — MKRRYLCSTCLVLIIVLGSIGFFIGSSGTVQGEIRENEILWRFGNLVGSFGNSLLLSTTSYETPISYEGSQGAVVLKMGINATSYSVQYPGGGVAFRLEIGAAYSDLYWTSPCTKGANAISSIWFTIEPMNDATKQYSCIVWQKEWSNRMGYNVSTPYSSTVPSTTDAMNATVVVFNLVNDCYTYTPAGGLLKYICERLKYAPQYAQSEVPTDFGLWGDGASFKWCCDKFSSTTEIAKDAFAFNGVHWRFPSTVPTTGSTYFRIKIKAHAQFIYFYGGNFNFKGYREFETAPLYITLYCGSQLPPPPSEGGGGGGGGGGCTWIDEQNNILPQSDMVPRTTLNVRDWYKYDGIPGDYITLQEKDRTITYLDTVKKITVVHPENVDVLVDQNGRFHTYSQPIPPISALTDTGENYTTQLSAKDGDAFYGTPGSSQILNFTNLANAPDLKLITRSSLYTPSQPPPPHITAGGSKMSIAVETLTPEGWKQVGIIPFRWNWYENIVDLSGLLPDAQGDYKIKLVWTGYDALDFVGIDTTEDVPVLIDESPPIVAFAPQEVTSALLNSDSNYVKLRFMDSLILVFQPSNNDVEPGMKKDYFFYFEGYTQTALIDIYQQLNFTLEIMGRKGNSVSVFLMEDNLLNATGKITREAGNPQTLTLPLYAHSFSFSKAILYYSAVHNGANPVKLRIEHEGKEQSINLNFNTNEGMSQIKEIDLTQKIAELTEDSRTRTFDASHVALYFELPPDAEFIWNFGDGHSGNGVTVNHTYASSGIYPISLYISTSESTWLFCEAIICV; from the coding sequence ATGAAAAGAAGGTATTTGTGTTCAACATGCCTCGTTCTCATTATTGTGTTAGGAAGCATAGGATTTTTCATTGGGAGCAGCGGTACCGTACAGGGAGAGATAAGAGAGAATGAGATTCTCTGGAGGTTTGGAAATCTGGTTGGTAGTTTCGGAAATTCGCTCCTGCTCAGTACTACTTCGTATGAAACTCCAATTAGTTATGAAGGCTCACAAGGTGCTGTTGTATTAAAGATGGGTATAAATGCCACAAGTTATTCCGTGCAGTATCCAGGTGGAGGTGTGGCTTTCAGGTTGGAAATAGGGGCAGCATACTCGGATTTGTACTGGACTTCTCCATGCACGAAAGGTGCAAATGCAATTTCTTCTATTTGGTTTACAATTGAGCCTATGAACGATGCTACGAAACAGTACTCTTGCATTGTATGGCAAAAAGAATGGAGTAATAGGATGGGTTACAATGTCTCTACTCCTTATTCAAGCACCGTTCCGAGTACAACTGATGCAATGAATGCAACTGTAGTGGTATTTAATTTAGTAAATGATTGCTATACATACACACCTGCTGGGGGTCTATTAAAGTACATCTGCGAACGCCTAAAGTATGCACCCCAATATGCTCAATCTGAAGTTCCTACAGACTTTGGTTTATGGGGTGACGGTGCATCATTTAAGTGGTGTTGTGATAAATTCAGCTCCACTACCGAAATTGCAAAAGATGCTTTCGCCTTTAATGGAGTACACTGGAGATTTCCTTCTACTGTTCCAACTACTGGCAGCACATATTTTCGAATAAAAATCAAGGCACATGCACAATTTATATACTTCTATGGTGGTAATTTTAATTTTAAAGGTTATCGAGAGTTTGAAACAGCTCCATTATACATTACCCTTTATTGTGGCTCACAACTACCCCCACCTCCGTCTGAGGGTGGCGGCGGTGGTGGCGGAGGAGGAGGCTGTACATGGATTGATGAGCAAAATAACATTCTACCCCAATCTGATATGGTTCCAAGAACCACATTAAATGTAAGGGATTGGTACAAATACGATGGTATCCCTGGTGACTACATCACACTTCAGGAGAAAGACAGGACAATAACCTATCTAGATACTGTGAAAAAAATCACGGTGGTGCATCCAGAAAATGTGGATGTATTGGTAGACCAGAATGGGAGATTCCACACATATTCACAGCCTATACCCCCGATTTCAGCATTAACAGACACAGGGGAAAATTATACCACACAACTTTCCGCAAAAGATGGAGATGCTTTTTATGGGACACCTGGCTCTTCTCAAATTCTCAACTTTACCAATTTAGCTAATGCCCCTGATCTCAAACTAATTACACGAAGTTCTCTCTATACACCAAGCCAACCCCCTCCACCACATATAACTGCAGGTGGCTCGAAAATGTCTATCGCCGTGGAAACGCTAACACCAGAGGGATGGAAACAGGTAGGAATAATTCCCTTTCGCTGGAACTGGTATGAGAATATAGTTGACCTATCTGGTTTATTGCCTGATGCACAGGGAGATTATAAGATAAAACTCGTGTGGACTGGTTATGATGCCTTAGATTTCGTGGGAATTGATACTACAGAGGATGTGCCAGTTCTCATTGATGAATCTCCTCCCATAGTAGCATTTGCACCACAAGAGGTAACTTCTGCATTGCTGAACTCTGATAGCAACTATGTTAAACTAAGATTCATGGACTCTCTCATACTTGTATTTCAACCCTCTAACAATGATGTAGAACCTGGAATGAAAAAAGACTATTTCTTTTACTTTGAAGGATATACCCAGACTGCCCTTATTGACATCTATCAACAACTCAATTTTACCCTTGAGATAATGGGAAGGAAAGGTAATAGTGTCTCAGTATTTTTAATGGAAGACAATTTGCTGAATGCTACAGGCAAAATCACTCGAGAGGCAGGAAATCCCCAAACACTCACACTTCCTCTCTATGCTCATTCATTCTCTTTCTCTAAAGCAATTCTCTACTACTCTGCAGTGCATAATGGTGCCAACCCAGTAAAGCTGAGAATAGAACATGAGGGAAAGGAGCAAAGCATCAATCTAAACTTTAATACAAATGAAGGAATGAGCCAGATTAAGGAGATTGACTTAACCCAGAAAATTGCTGAACTTACAGAAGACAGTAGAACAAGAACATTCGATGCCTCTCATGTAGCACTCTATTTTGAACTTCCCCCCGATGCAGAATTCATCTGGAATTTTGGTGATGGACATTCTGGTAATGGTGTTACAGTAAACCATACCTACGCATCCTCTGGCATATACCCAATCTCTCTATACATCAGCACCTCTGAGAGTACATGGTTATTCTGTGAAGCGATAATCTGTGTATGA
- a CDS encoding Ig-like domain-containing protein, which produces MRGTYRCILFWICVWLIIGCLPWIIEISPSEKIVCENEDFMGPRLTEAENNTSLSVQFINPEDGAHLRGKCEVKISVNSSSEITRVEWYLDGNILNVFYNNTTEWVWDTTTIRECSHTLRVRIGNANNEQSSAEINVWVDNTAPFVQIQYISFGEYYNGSKRETKVVRMEISVVMVDNIDVLPGVYLLIDGNEKIGPPLDISRIWGGYGKITIYITTPDGVHNFTLVCYDLAGNTNSSTYEAFINRNEIYMEPQKDYSPYYLPLSIITNFILVLVLIWLIVKHRKTKEMLEIEHAIHNKEKRN; this is translated from the coding sequence ATGAGAGGGACCTATAGGTGCATTCTATTCTGGATTTGCGTCTGGCTAATAATTGGTTGTCTTCCTTGGATTATTGAAATTAGCCCGTCAGAGAAAATCGTATGTGAAAATGAAGATTTTATGGGGCCGAGGCTCACAGAGGCAGAAAACAACACAAGTCTTTCTGTCCAGTTCATAAACCCAGAGGATGGAGCACATCTAAGAGGAAAATGCGAGGTAAAAATCTCTGTAAATTCTAGTAGTGAGATTACGCGTGTAGAATGGTACTTAGATGGGAATATTCTGAATGTTTTTTACAATAACACCACAGAGTGGGTGTGGGATACTACAACCATTCGCGAATGCAGCCATACACTCAGGGTGAGAATTGGAAACGCTAATAATGAGCAGAGTTCTGCAGAAATCAATGTTTGGGTTGACAACACGGCACCGTTCGTCCAAATCCAGTATATATCTTTCGGAGAGTATTATAATGGATCAAAAAGGGAGACCAAAGTTGTAAGAATGGAGATATCTGTGGTAATGGTAGACAATATTGATGTTTTGCCAGGTGTATATCTGTTAATTGATGGGAATGAAAAAATAGGGCCTCCTTTGGACATATCACGAATCTGGGGCGGTTACGGCAAAATAACAATCTACATAACCACTCCAGATGGAGTTCACAATTTTACTCTTGTGTGCTATGATTTGGCAGGAAACACTAACTCCTCAACTTACGAAGCATTTATTAACAGAAACGAGATTTACATGGAACCGCAAAAAGATTATTCTCCATACTACCTTCCACTCTCAATCATTACAAATTTTATTCTCGTGCTCGTTTTAATCTGGCTGATAGTTAAACACAGAAAGACAAAAGAAATGCTGGAAATCGAGCATGCGATTCACAATAAAGAAAAAAGAAATTAG
- a CDS encoding molybdenum cofactor guanylyltransferase — translation MNASAVVLAGGDGKRFGGNKLSQCIGEKTLLEHVLSSLAAAGFAEILVVVEKEVKIAGDVRVIVEKEHSIQAAICTGIATATSDRIFLTAGDMPFLSPDAILWQLSIALYTIPVWKNGHLEPLHSVVGKNLTKFLKANTKIGETILASGARAVPAEQFPEHEFFNVNTKEDLERAREISRTQTWRLLKWERTSPR, via the coding sequence ATGAACGCAAGTGCTGTTGTGCTTGCTGGTGGTGATGGAAAAAGATTTGGGGGAAATAAACTGAGCCAGTGCATCGGAGAAAAAACTTTGCTTGAGCATGTTCTCTCCTCGCTTGCCGCTGCTGGCTTCGCTGAAATCCTTGTCGTGGTTGAGAAGGAAGTGAAAATCGCTGGTGATGTAAGGGTTATTGTTGAGAAAGAACACAGCATTCAAGCTGCGATTTGCACGGGTATTGCCACAGCAACCTCCGACAGAATTTTTTTGACTGCAGGCGATATGCCATTTCTGAGTCCAGATGCAATTCTATGGCAGCTCTCAATTGCTCTCTATACAATTCCCGTCTGGAAAAATGGACATCTTGAGCCATTGCACAGTGTTGTGGGCAAAAACCTGACCAAATTTCTGAAAGCCAATACAAAAATCGGTGAGACAATTCTTGCCTCAGGTGCCAGAGCAGTCCCCGCAGAACAATTCCCAGAGCATGAATTTTTCAATGTGAACACGAAGGAAGATTTGGAGAGAGCGAGAGAAATCTCAAGGACACAAACTTGGCGGCTTTTGAAGTGGGAGAGAACATCTCCGAGATAG